A portion of the Pseudopipra pipra isolate bDixPip1 chromosome 1, bDixPip1.hap1, whole genome shotgun sequence genome contains these proteins:
- the KLHL40 gene encoding kelch-like protein 40 produces the protein MGLPLDQVEELRLYQQTLLQDGLKDMLDHNKFLDCVLKVKGKEFPCHRLVLAACSPYFRAMFLSDMEESKKREISLEDVDPDVMGKILHYIYTSELEITEQNVQDIFSVANMFQIPSIFTVCVSFLQKRLCLSNCLAIFRLGLMLDCARLAVAARDFICDRFALVSRDEEFYQLSPDELIAIISSDSLNVEKEETVFEVVMKWVGTKDCESRQKALPVVFESIRFRLMPNDYIRDHVEKHNVVKSSPELLKKLQMVKDAQKGKFTVVKKKKVKKTSENQAKDNVVNGAVDEEEDTEEDALPGILNDTMRFGMFLQDLIFMVSDSGAVAYDPNANECYFASLSTQIPKNHVSLVTRENQIFIVGGLYYNEDSKEDPMSSYFLQYDHLDADWLGMPPLPSPRCLFGLGEAENSIFVVGGKELKEGEKTLDSVLCYDRLSFKWGEADPLPYAVYGHAVVSHKDLVYVIGGKGSDKKCLKKMCVYNPSKFEWKDMAPMKTARSLFGATVHKDKIYVAAGVTDSGLTSSVEVYDIATNKWDTFTEFPQERSSVSLVSLSGVLYLLGGFATVETESGELVPTELNDVWRYDEEQKKWEGVLREIQYASGATFLPVRLNVLRLTKM, from the exons ATGGGTTTGCCTCTTGATCAAGTGGAAGAATTGCGTCTCTACCAGCAAActcttctccaggatggactCAAAGACATGTTGGACCACAATAAGTTTCTGGACTGTGTCTTGAAAGTCAAAGGGAAGGAGTTTCCCTGCCACCGGCTGGTGCTGGCAGCCTGCAGCCCGTATTTCCGAGCCATGTTCCTCTCGGACATGGAAGAGAGCAAGAAGAGGGAGATAAGTCTGGAAGACGTCGATCCGGACGTCATGGGCAAGATCCTCCACTACATCTACACCTCGGAGCTGGAGATCACGGAGCAGAACGTGCAGGACATCTTCTCCGTGGCCAACATGTTCCAGATCCCCTCCATCTTCACTGTGTGCGTGTCCTTCCTGCAGAAGAGGCTGTGCCTCAGCAACTGCCTGGCCATCTTCCGGCTGGGGCTGATGCTGGACTGTGCCCGGCTGGCCGTGGCCGCTCGGGATTTCATCTGCGACCGCTTCGCGCTGGTCTCCCGCGATGAGGAGTTCTACCAGCTCTCCCCCGACGAGCTCATCGCCATCATCTCCAGCGACTCCCTCAACGTGGAGAAAGAGGAGACCGTCTTTGAAGTGGTGATGAAGTGGGTGGGGACCAAGGACTGCGAGAGCCGGCAGAAGGCCCTGCCTGTCGTCTTCGAGAGCATCCGCTTCCGCCTCATGCCCAACGACTACATCAGGGACCACGTGGAGAAGCACAACGTGGTGAAGTCCAGCCCCGAGCTCCTCAAGAAGCTGCAGATGGTGAAGGATGCCCAGAAAGGCAAATTCACTGTGgtaaagaagaagaaagtgaagaaaacCAGTGAAAATCAAGCGAAGGATAACGTTGTCAACGGAGCAGTAGATGAGGAGGAAGACACGGAGGAGGACGCTCTCCCTGGGATCTTAAATGACACCATGCGCTTTGGGATGTTCCTCCAGGACCTTATTTTCATGGTGAGCGACAGTGGGGCAGTGGCCTATGATCCCAATGCCAATGAGTGCTATTTTGCCTCCCTGTCCACTCAAATCCCAAAGAACCACGTCAGTCTGGTGACCAGAGAGAACCAGATCTTCATTGTTGGAGGACTGTACTACAACGAGGACAGCAAGGAGGATCCCATGAGTTCCTACTTCCTACAG TACGACCATCTGGACGCAGACTGGCTGGGGAtgccccccctgccctcccctcgCTGCCTCTTCGGCCTGGGAGAGGCGGAAAACTCCATTTTTGTGGTCGGAGGGAAAGAactgaaggagggggagaagacCCTGGACTCTGTGCTGTGCTACGACCGGCT GTCCTTCAAGTGGGGTGAAGCTGATCCCCTCCCCTACGCGGTCTATGGCCATGCTGTGGTGTCACACAAGGACCTTGTCTACGTCATCGGGGGCAAAGGAAGTGACAA GAAGTGCCTGAAGAAGATGTGTGTCTACAACCCATCCAAGTTTGAGTGGAAGGACATGGCTCCCATGAAAACTGCCCGCTCCTTGTTCGGGGCCACCGTGCACAAGGACAAAATCTATGTGGCCGCCGGTGTGACCGACTCCGGCTTGACCAGCTCGGTGGAAGTCTATGACATTGCCACCAACAA GTGGGACACGTTCACAGAGTTCCCCCAGGAGCGCAGCTCCGTCAGCCTGGTCAGCCTGTCTGGGGTGCTCTACCTGCTCGGAGGGTTCGCCACGGTGGAGACAGAGTCGGGAGAGCTGGTGCCAACGGAGCTCAACGATGTTTGGAG GTACGATGAGGAGCAGAAGAAGTGGGAAGGGGTTCTCCGGGAGATCCAGTACGCCTCCGGTGCCACATTCCTCCCCGTGCGCCTCAATGTCTTGCGTCTAACAAAGATGTAG
- the HHATL gene encoding protein-cysteine N-palmitoyltransferase HHAT-like protein isoform X2, whose amino-acid sequence MNRKAFRDGIKPGWHYFGRKMDVADFEWVMWFTSFRNIIIFALSGHVLFGKICSMTVPQHRAVMYMIYGALAVLGSMGLVYLMIILSHCLVLYSVALAKQKWLCYVAGLCCLASFKVEPFGSWQSGFVTGAFDLQDVLFYGGSTFTIMRCMSFALESSERKEGIYSIFDLLKYNFYLPFFFFGPVMTFDQFHAQVSTRELRRKDDEMKSIRVNALLHVGAIVAVDIFFHFFYILTLPSDLKFVTRLSDWSLAGLAYSNLVYDWVKAAVMFGVINTIARLDHLDPPQPPKCITMLYIFAETHFDRGINDWLCKYVYDHIGENHDSIPKELLASVTTFAVTTLWLGPCEVVYIWSVVNCFGLNFELWVQKFFQLGPFAKLEAKLSGAMSRRIRAAFGAVNFWAIVLYNIPALSSLDFALLVTKRLLVTGFPVSTLSIWFITYCGVQLIKERERILAIKEEEKSDKAKVE is encoded by the exons ATGAACAGAAAGGCCTTTCGGGATGGAATAAAGCCGGGCTGGCACTACTTCGGCAGGAAGATG GACGTGGCCGATTTCGAGTGGGTGATGTGGTTCACCTCGTTCAGGAACATCATCATCTTCGCGCTCTCGGGACACGTCCTCTTCGGCAAGATCTGCTCCATGACGGTGCCACAG CACCGGGCTGTGATGTACATGATCTACGGGGCCCTGGCCGTGCTGGGCAGCATGGGGCTGGTCTACCTGATGATCATCCTCTCCCACTGCCTAGTCCTCTACTCCGTGGCACTGGCCAAGCAGAAGTGGCTCTGCTACGTGGCCGGGCTCTGCTGTCTCGCCTCCTTCAAGGTGGAGCCGTTTGGCTCGTGGCAG AGCGGGTTTGTAACGGGAGCTTTTGATCTCCAAGATGTCCTTTTCTACGGAGGGAGCACCTTCACCATCATGCGCTGCATGAGCTTTGCCCTCGAGAGCTCTGAGAGGAAAGAGGGCATCTACTCCATCTTCGACCTCCTCAAGTACAACTTCTACCTCCCATTCTTCTTCTTTGGGCCTGTCATGACCTTTGACCAGTTCCATGCCCAG GTGAGCACGCGGGAGCTGAGGCGCAAAGACGACGAGATGAAGAGCATCCGAGTCAACGCCCTCCTGCACGTGGGGGCCATCGTAGCCGTGGACATCTTCTTCCACTTCTTCTACATCCTCACCCTCCCTTCCGACCTGAAGTTCGTGACCCGCCTCTCGGACTGGTCCCTGG CTGGCCTGGCCTACTCCAATTTGGTGTATGACTGGGTGAAAGCTGCTGTCATGTTTGGGGTCATCAACACCATCGCCAGACTGGACCACCTGGACCCACCCCAGCCCCCGAAGTGCATCACCATGCTCTACATCTTTGCAGAAAC GCATTTTGACAGAGGGATTAATGACTGGCTGTGCAA GTACGTGTATGATCACATTGGAGAGAACCATGACAGCATCCCGAAGGAGCTCCTGGCCAGTGTCACCACCTTTGCTGTCACCACCCTGTGGTTGGGGCCCTGTGAGGTCGTTTACATCTGGTCCGTCGTCAACTGCTTCGGCCTCAACTTCGAGCTCTGGGTGCAGAAGTTCTTCCAGCTGGGGCCCTTTGCCAAACTGGAG GCCAAGCTGTCAGGGGCCATGTCCCGGCGGATCCGGGCGGCTTTTGGGGCAGTGAACTTCTGGGCCATTGTCCTCTACAACATCCCTGCCCTCAGCAGCCTGGACTTCGCACTGCTGGTGACCAAGAGACTCCTCGTGACAG GTTTCCCTGTCAGCACCTTGTCCATCTGGTTCATCACGTACTGTGGAGTGCAGCTGATCAAAGAGCGCGAGCGCATCCTGGCCAtcaaggaggaggagaagagtgACAAGGCAAAGGTGGAGTAG
- the HHATL gene encoding protein-cysteine N-palmitoyltransferase HHAT-like protein isoform X1: MGVKTMLPHYELGFYALVVTCAVVYSGSGIFEASRDSMNRKAFRDGIKPGWHYFGRKMDVADFEWVMWFTSFRNIIIFALSGHVLFGKICSMTVPQHRAVMYMIYGALAVLGSMGLVYLMIILSHCLVLYSVALAKQKWLCYVAGLCCLASFKVEPFGSWQSGFVTGAFDLQDVLFYGGSTFTIMRCMSFALESSERKEGIYSIFDLLKYNFYLPFFFFGPVMTFDQFHAQVSTRELRRKDDEMKSIRVNALLHVGAIVAVDIFFHFFYILTLPSDLKFVTRLSDWSLAGLAYSNLVYDWVKAAVMFGVINTIARLDHLDPPQPPKCITMLYIFAETHFDRGINDWLCKYVYDHIGENHDSIPKELLASVTTFAVTTLWLGPCEVVYIWSVVNCFGLNFELWVQKFFQLGPFAKLEAKLSGAMSRRIRAAFGAVNFWAIVLYNIPALSSLDFALLVTKRLLVTGFPVSTLSIWFITYCGVQLIKERERILAIKEEEKSDKAKVE; encoded by the exons ATGGGGGTTAAAACGATGCTCCCACACTACGAGCTGGGGTTTTATGCCCTCGTGGTCACCTGTGCCGTGGTTTACAGTGGCAGCGGGATCTTCGAAGCATCCAGAG acAGCATGAACAGAAAGGCCTTTCGGGATGGAATAAAGCCGGGCTGGCACTACTTCGGCAGGAAGATG GACGTGGCCGATTTCGAGTGGGTGATGTGGTTCACCTCGTTCAGGAACATCATCATCTTCGCGCTCTCGGGACACGTCCTCTTCGGCAAGATCTGCTCCATGACGGTGCCACAG CACCGGGCTGTGATGTACATGATCTACGGGGCCCTGGCCGTGCTGGGCAGCATGGGGCTGGTCTACCTGATGATCATCCTCTCCCACTGCCTAGTCCTCTACTCCGTGGCACTGGCCAAGCAGAAGTGGCTCTGCTACGTGGCCGGGCTCTGCTGTCTCGCCTCCTTCAAGGTGGAGCCGTTTGGCTCGTGGCAG AGCGGGTTTGTAACGGGAGCTTTTGATCTCCAAGATGTCCTTTTCTACGGAGGGAGCACCTTCACCATCATGCGCTGCATGAGCTTTGCCCTCGAGAGCTCTGAGAGGAAAGAGGGCATCTACTCCATCTTCGACCTCCTCAAGTACAACTTCTACCTCCCATTCTTCTTCTTTGGGCCTGTCATGACCTTTGACCAGTTCCATGCCCAG GTGAGCACGCGGGAGCTGAGGCGCAAAGACGACGAGATGAAGAGCATCCGAGTCAACGCCCTCCTGCACGTGGGGGCCATCGTAGCCGTGGACATCTTCTTCCACTTCTTCTACATCCTCACCCTCCCTTCCGACCTGAAGTTCGTGACCCGCCTCTCGGACTGGTCCCTGG CTGGCCTGGCCTACTCCAATTTGGTGTATGACTGGGTGAAAGCTGCTGTCATGTTTGGGGTCATCAACACCATCGCCAGACTGGACCACCTGGACCCACCCCAGCCCCCGAAGTGCATCACCATGCTCTACATCTTTGCAGAAAC GCATTTTGACAGAGGGATTAATGACTGGCTGTGCAA GTACGTGTATGATCACATTGGAGAGAACCATGACAGCATCCCGAAGGAGCTCCTGGCCAGTGTCACCACCTTTGCTGTCACCACCCTGTGGTTGGGGCCCTGTGAGGTCGTTTACATCTGGTCCGTCGTCAACTGCTTCGGCCTCAACTTCGAGCTCTGGGTGCAGAAGTTCTTCCAGCTGGGGCCCTTTGCCAAACTGGAG GCCAAGCTGTCAGGGGCCATGTCCCGGCGGATCCGGGCGGCTTTTGGGGCAGTGAACTTCTGGGCCATTGTCCTCTACAACATCCCTGCCCTCAGCAGCCTGGACTTCGCACTGCTGGTGACCAAGAGACTCCTCGTGACAG GTTTCCCTGTCAGCACCTTGTCCATCTGGTTCATCACGTACTGTGGAGTGCAGCTGATCAAAGAGCGCGAGCGCATCCTGGCCAtcaaggaggaggagaagagtgACAAGGCAAAGGTGGAGTAG